From a single Flavobacteriales bacterium genomic region:
- a CDS encoding T9SS type A sorting domain-containing protein produces the protein MSCVIAVTIHLTDMNIHTSLPACLLSLTLFTTASAQTVSTFLNNTSVKVDDAMVLDAEGNLYGSNYAGTNVYKITPDGNATIFATGFNTPNGLAFDSQQHLYVADMSGNHIYKLSHDGKFLDTIAVPNPSGIIKSFDSDTMIFTQYQSYKLNKLAPDGTIIPMFSSTPLNGPVGLAYDDAGTLFVANFNNREIFRVSDGSLEHVATIPGSGWLGFITYAHGFLWATAFSTHKIYQIYPYQTDSVTLFAGSTAGNTDGHVGIATFNGPNGIIASASGDSLYVSEYNTGHIRVITDLFTGIRPMHDQRNNLQLVAYPNPSQNFITVRAAGTVQRVEVMDLRGRVWLLSNETSFPVVSLQPGTYVLRALIEDEWVTSVFVKK, from the coding sequence ATGAGCTGCGTTATTGCAGTAACCATTCACCTGACCGACATGAACATCCACACATCCTTACCAGCCTGCCTCCTATCACTCACGCTGTTCACCACAGCATCCGCACAAACCGTTTCCACCTTCCTCAACAACACCTCTGTGAAGGTGGATGATGCCATGGTACTCGATGCCGAAGGCAACCTGTACGGTTCCAACTATGCAGGCACCAATGTGTATAAGATCACGCCAGATGGAAATGCAACCATATTCGCCACGGGTTTCAATACACCGAACGGACTCGCATTCGATTCCCAGCAACATCTGTATGTAGCCGACATGTCGGGCAACCATATATATAAGTTGTCGCACGACGGCAAATTTCTGGATACGATCGCGGTACCGAACCCTTCCGGCATCATCAAATCATTCGACAGCGATACCATGATCTTCACCCAGTACCAAAGCTACAAGCTGAACAAGCTGGCCCCCGACGGAACCATCATCCCCATGTTCAGCAGCACACCGCTGAACGGTCCGGTCGGACTGGCATACGACGATGCCGGCACCCTGTTCGTGGCCAACTTCAACAACCGGGAGATCTTCCGCGTTTCAGACGGGTCACTTGAGCATGTCGCCACCATTCCCGGCTCAGGCTGGCTGGGCTTTATTACTTACGCCCATGGCTTTCTGTGGGCCACCGCTTTCAGTACGCACAAGATCTACCAAATCTATCCATACCAAACCGACAGCGTAACCCTCTTCGCAGGCAGCACCGCAGGCAACACCGACGGTCATGTGGGCATAGCAACATTCAACGGTCCCAACGGCATCATCGCGAGTGCATCGGGTGATTCATTGTACGTGTCGGAATACAACACCGGACACATTCGTGTCATCACCGATCTGTTTACCGGTATCCGCCCAATGCATGACCAACGAAACAATCTGCAACTGGTCGCTTACCCCAACCCTTCGCAGAACTTCATCACCGTACGCGCAGCAGGGACAGTGCAACGCGTAGAGGTGATGGACCTGCGGGGGCGTGTCTGGCTGCTGTCCAATGAAACATCCTTTCCTGTGGTTTCCCTTCAGCCCGGAACCTATGTACTCCGCGCGTTGATTGAAGACGAATGGGTGACTTCGGTGTTCGTGAAAAAATAA
- a CDS encoding CDGSH iron-sulfur domain-containing protein translates to MSTPKVAQKSPYVIEVEPGTYAWCACGHSTNQPFCDGSHKTTEFKPIVEKISEKKTVAWCGCKHSGKAPFCDGTHKKLD, encoded by the coding sequence ATGAGCACACCCAAAGTCGCACAGAAATCACCCTACGTCATTGAAGTGGAACCCGGCACCTACGCATGGTGCGCATGCGGTCATAGTACCAACCAACCCTTCTGCGACGGTTCACACAAAACCACCGAGTTCAAACCCATCGTAGAAAAGATCTCCGAGAAAAAAACAGTAGCCTGGTGCGGATGCAAACACTCCGGAAAAGCTCCCTTCTGCGACGGCACCCACAAAAAGCTGGATTGA
- a CDS encoding AhpC/TSA family protein codes for MSVMLGMFRYAFGVVFCLVVVQAFAQGDKQVHEPRGLAVGDSVPMFTATDIHGQTYELEEALRSGPVVLVFYRGQWCPVCNRHLSQLQDSLSMIYDRGATVIAVSPEKQEYMEETAEKTGASFILLYDEGYRISDAFDVTFTPGATERLKYNAIGAHLKTAYTDDSERLPIPATFIIGTDGRIRWRQFDPNHRNRATVADILKNL; via the coding sequence ATGAGCGTTATGTTAGGGATGTTCCGGTATGCCTTCGGTGTTGTGTTCTGCCTGGTCGTGGTACAAGCCTTTGCCCAAGGCGACAAACAGGTGCATGAGCCGCGCGGACTGGCAGTGGGAGATTCCGTGCCCATGTTCACGGCTACCGATATACATGGCCAAACGTATGAACTGGAGGAGGCCCTTCGTTCCGGACCGGTGGTGCTGGTCTTTTACCGGGGGCAGTGGTGTCCTGTGTGCAACCGCCACCTGAGTCAATTGCAGGACAGCCTTTCAATGATCTACGACCGGGGTGCAACCGTGATTGCGGTTTCTCCGGAAAAACAGGAATACATGGAGGAAACCGCGGAAAAGACCGGCGCATCTTTCATATTGCTGTATGATGAAGGGTACAGGATATCGGATGCGTTTGACGTGACCTTTACGCCCGGCGCAACCGAACGGTTGAAATACAACGCCATCGGGGCGCACTTGAAAACAGCCTACACGGATGACAGTGAGCGGCTGCCCATACCTGCTACCTTTATTATAGGTACGGATGGACGCATCCGCTGGCGGCAATTCGACCCCAATCACAGGAATCGAGCCACCGTTGCCGATATCCTGAAAAATCTATGA